The Candidatus Bathyarchaeota archaeon genome segment TTGTTTCGTAATATCCATAAATAGATGCTTGAATTCATCCACTGACAATTGATAGACTCTTTTATCAATAATATTAATATTTGTGATTATCAGTTCAACATTTTCATATGATTTTATCTTAAGATAATGTATAATCACTTTGCGTAATTTCCTTCTCCTTTGTGAAAAAAGAATTTGGACAAATTCCTTAAATGATTCAAGTTCTAATACATCTTCTGGTTTTTTCTTCGGAATTATTCTTACTATAGCTGAATCGACCTTTGGCTTGGGATGGAAATCATTTTTTGAAATAGATCCTAATAATTCGACATTGGCCTTGCATTCAACCATTACAGTTAATCTCCCGTAATCCTTGGTGCCCGGTTTGGCAACTAATCTCTCAGCGAAATCTTTCTGCAAAGCGAGGACTATGACCTCGTAATCCGTATTAAGTAATAGAAAAATCAATTTTGAAGAGATATTATAGGGCGGTGTAGAAACAACCTTGTTGAAATAAGGCAACTCTATATCTAGAATATCACCTTCGATAATATGTATATTTTTCACGCTTTGAAACTTATTCTTTAATAGTTCGACTAAGAGACTGTCTTTCTCGACTGCTATAACTTCACCGGCTTTATCTTTAATGACAGATGTTAAATTTCCGGTACCAGCTCCCACCTCTAATATTGTATCATTATTCTTGATATTTGCATAATCGACAATTTCGTACATAATTCTCTGATTTAATAAGAAATGCTGACCAAGTTTCTTCTTAGCATATATTTTTGCACTCAAATAAAAGTCCTCATGCATTGGCTTGGGTATTTGCCTAAGAGCAATGATGTGTTACTCACATAAATTTAAGACATTCTGGTAAATAATTGATATTTTGACTCTTCTGAGAGTTCTTCGACAATTCTTTTGGAAATAACTTTGATCACGTCAGCTAAACCTGTTCTTTCTTGCAAGTCGCTAAAACTATCGAATAACCTTTTTTCTCTTTCATCCAAAATTTGCCACATTAACTTCTTTCCAACCCCAGGTAATAGTTCTAAAGAATGCATTCTGGGGGTAACTGCTTGAGTATTATTGAAAAAATCGATAAAAACTTTCTCCCTATTAGCTATTAATTCCTCTAAAACAGAAGATAGTTCAACCTTTGCTGACTCAGTCAAGCCCTCAAAATTTATCCTTCCCACAATCCGATTAACCTTTTCCCTTTTGCCTTTTCCTATGTATGTTCTTTCGTTAGTTGATACCGTAGTTCCTGTTTTTAGCTCAACTTCAAGTAATGTAAAATATGCTTCTCCTACTACCTGGACTATTGGTCCAGTTACAAAGCGCGCACTTTGTCTTCCGTGGGGAAGGTAATCAAGAACGTAGGCGAACTCCTCAAAAAAACGTTTAGATCTTTCCTTGTCGATTGAGTTGAATGAATTTTGATAATTTCTTCTATTAACTGAATCAATCAATATTGGTCCACCAAAATTAATGTTTTCGATCAGAGATGCAATTGGTCCATTGAGCGTTTAGACTTGTTGATTTGAAAAGGTGAAAAGCTAGTTAACAAGAGGGTCAGCTTCCACTGTAGGTAAATTCTTACTTTTTTAAAATTCTTTATCGAATTTAAAATTAGGGTACGTTTCTTAATAATTTAATCTACTGAAGATTCTTTTAACTTTTAGCACTTTTTTAGTTTATAATTCGGATCGTTTTATTTCCTAAATTTAGCTAATAATTTCAAAATCTCTTCAAAAAAGCCTGTTTGAAAAGTTCTCCCTTTAACTGCCAATATTGAACGAACTTCCTCTGGTGATTCAGGCATGGCATTAATTATTTGAATAGCCTCAATTTCGGATAGCTCTAAATCTTTGATTAATTTCTTCATTAATTTTTTAGAATTTTTCCCACTCATTTTAGAAAATTTTTTAGAAAAATCGAGAACCCTTCTTTGAAATTCACCTAAACTCTCCTCGTCAATCTTATCAAGAATTTCCTTGGTCTCAGGTGTTGTGAGTTGTTCTTCTTTGAGAACTTTCTTTGGCATTTTATTATCATCCTTTATGTGGTTTGAAGTGCTCCGGTCTGGCTATAATCTCTTTAACTCCGCTGCCAATCCCTACTTCAAGAACATAGCTTCTTCCCTTTCTATCTTTTATAATACCGATCTTTCCATGATATCTTTTATGAGGCATTCCCTTGTGAATGCTTGGGTCTATCTTCACACAAACTCTGTCGCCAGGTTCATAATTATGTAGGATCCTGCTCAGGTTTATTTTTCCCCTTTCTCTGGGCTTTTTAGATAGGAGTCTTCTCGTACCTTGGCGTAAGCCCTTAGATTTTCTCAATTTTATCACTTCAGTTTCATAAGCAAAAATAGTAGTGCGTTCCAATAGATTTAATCCTTAGAATGGCATACGCATCTTCTTTAAATTGGTTGCACCCCTTCTTTTAAAACTTTTCATCATCTTTTTTACAGCATTATATTGATTTATTAATTCTTTCACTTCTTTTTCGCTTTTACCTGATCCTCTTGCCACCCTTCTAATCCTAGATGAATTTAAAATTTTAGGCTCTTCCATTTCATCCTTTCTCATTGATTGTAGAATGTATTTCCAAGAATCGAGTTTTTCTTCCGCAATATCTATCATGTCATCAGAAACACCTTGCCCGCCAGGCATCATAGACCATATCTTTTTAAGCGGTCCCATACGACGCATACTTTCCATTTGATCGTATAAATCCTTTAATGTGAACTTGCCTCTGAGAATGCTTTTTGCTTTATCTCCTGAAATTTCACTCTCTGCTTCTTTCACCCTTTGAAGTAGGCCTTCTAAATCTCCCATGCCAAGTAATTGACCTACAAAATTGGCAGGTATAAATTGTTCAAAGTCATCTATTTTCTCTCCAGTGCCTATGAATTTAATTTTAGCACCTGTAGTCACTGCTGCTGACAGGGCTCCTCCTCCTTTTGCAGAACCATCGAGTTTTGTAACGATAATTGAGCCAACATCAGTCAATTCATTAAATGCTTTTGCTTGACTCATAGCTTGTTGACCAATAGTCCCGTCTACTACAAGAGTAACTTCATCAGGCTTTATGAAATCAGACATCATCTTCATTTCTTTCATAAGCTCTTTTTCATCTTTATGCCTGCCTGCTGTATCTACAATAATAAGATCAAAATTTTCTTTGTTGAGAATTTTAAATGCATTTGAGATTAACTTTTTTGAATTCTTCTCTTTCTTATCTCCATATACTTTTATGTCAACTTTATCGGCTAATTGTTTAACTTGGTCGAATGCCCCTGGTCTAAATGTATCTGCACATATAATTGTAGGTTTTAAGCCCCTTTTCTTATGAAATCTTGCTAGTTTAACACTACTTGTGGTTTTTCCACTTCCTTGTATTCCTACAAGCATTATGGTATGAGCTTTCTCAGGCGTTATTTCTACTTTTACAGGTTTATCTCCTAGAAATCTTGTCAATTCTTCGTAAAGAACTTTAATGACATGTTCTCTGCGTGAAATACCGACGGGTAATTTCTCTTTCAGACATCTTTCCTCTACTTTACTGGATAGCTCAAGCACAAAATTTGCATTAACATCGGCCTGTAATAGAGCTCTTTGGAGATCCTTAATTAATTCCTTAATAGCCTTCTCATCAACAATAGGTAATCTTAAGACTTTTCGTACAGAATCACTTAAGGACTTTCTAAGACCTTCAGCAGCGCTCAAAATACTTCTACTCTTTAATATTAAGCAATTTTGCGTATTGATGATAAAATAATTAAAGGAAATAGCATAGTCACGTCTCCTATAACCGTTACTATTTTTTTATCCGATTTAATCTTCTTCCAGCTTATAGCCTCTTCGAGAGGGGCTCCACTTAAACCACCACCTTCGGGCCGATCGAGGGTTATTTGTATTGCTGCATCAAAACCTCCTCTTAGTGTGCTTGCAATTAATGTATGGTGCTTTGGTACACCACCACCGAGAATTATTGCCCCTAATTTTTTTGCTGAAAACATAATTTCTGTAAGTCTGCTCAAGTCCAAAAGAGAATTCAAACCAAGTGTTTTCAATTGACTGAATGTCCACAAGTTCAATCCAAGTATTGAATCCTGTAGACAAGGACATATGATCGGAACATTCTGTTTTCT includes the following:
- a CDS encoding DUF655 domain-containing protein, translating into MIDSVNRRNYQNSFNSIDKERSKRFFEEFAYVLDYLPHGRQSARFVTGPIVQVVGEAYFTLLEVELKTGTTVSTNERTYIGKGKREKVNRIVGRINFEGLTESAKVELSSVLEELIANREKVFIDFFNNTQAVTPRMHSLELLPGVGKKLMWQILDEREKRLFDSFSDLQERTGLADVIKVISKRIVEELSEESKYQLFTRMS
- the rsmA gene encoding 16S rRNA (adenine(1518)-N(6)/adenine(1519)-N(6))-dimethyltransferase RsmA — protein: MSAKIYAKKKLGQHFLLNQRIMYEIVDYANIKNNDTILEVGAGTGNLTSVIKDKAGEVIAVEKDSLLVELLKNKFQSVKNIHIIEGDILDIELPYFNKVVSTPPYNISSKLIFLLLNTDYEVIVLALQKDFAERLVAKPGTKDYGRLTVMVECKANVELLGSISKNDFHPKPKVDSAIVRIIPKKKPEDVLELESFKEFVQILFSQRRRKLRKVIIHYLKIKSYENVELIITNINIIDKRVYQLSVDEFKHLFMDITKQIKKIDKKT
- a CDS encoding RNA polymerase Rpb4 family protein, with translation MPKKVLKEEQLTTPETKEILDKIDEESLGEFQRRVLDFSKKFSKMSGKNSKKLMKKLIKDLELSEIEAIQIINAMPESPEEVRSILAVKGRTFQTGFFEEILKLLAKFRK
- a CDS encoding 50S ribosomal protein L21e, which gives rise to MRKSKGLRQGTRRLLSKKPRERGKINLSRILHNYEPGDRVCVKIDPSIHKGMPHKRYHGKIGIIKDRKGRSYVLEVGIGSGVKEIIARPEHFKPHKG
- a CDS encoding signal recognition particle protein Srp54; this translates as MSAAEGLRKSLSDSVRKVLRLPIVDEKAIKELIKDLQRALLQADVNANFVLELSSKVEERCLKEKLPVGISRREHVIKVLYEELTRFLGDKPVKVEITPEKAHTIMLVGIQGSGKTTSSVKLARFHKKRGLKPTIICADTFRPGAFDQVKQLADKVDIKVYGDKKEKNSKKLISNAFKILNKENFDLIIVDTAGRHKDEKELMKEMKMMSDFIKPDEVTLVVDGTIGQQAMSQAKAFNELTDVGSIIVTKLDGSAKGGGALSAAVTTGAKIKFIGTGEKIDDFEQFIPANFVGQLLGMGDLEGLLQRVKEAESEISGDKAKSILRGKFTLKDLYDQMESMRRMGPLKKIWSMMPGGQGVSDDMIDIAEEKLDSWKYILQSMRKDEMEEPKILNSSRIRRVARGSGKSEKEVKELINQYNAVKKMMKSFKRRGATNLKKMRMPF